In a genomic window of Stegostoma tigrinum isolate sSteTig4 chromosome 43, sSteTig4.hap1, whole genome shotgun sequence:
- the LOC125449179 gene encoding probable G-protein coupled receptor 139: MHGLVKGLQFAIYYSFVAVIGVPANLAVIVILSRRRCGLSGCIIYYLLSMAVADLLVIVTAVILNRMAGIFSPFSFLSLTPVCSMRTAINFAVVDSSAWLTVTFTFDRFVAISCQKLKVKYCTENLAIVIIGIVSTFSSLKSVFIYFAFEPVYILNKIPWLCTVKYIFYTSPAWTAYDWFRCIINPLLPFILILLLNALTVRHILAANRARRRLRTQKNGENQSDPEMEKRKKSIVLLFAISGSFILLNLLFFVTIFNIRIGNATYHSGSANSKSAFTLQEGGYMLQILSSCINPFIYAGTQSKFRTELKNGIKYPLSLLINLRQI, translated from the exons ATGCACGGATTAGTGAAAGGTCTACAGTTTGCCATTTACTATTCCTTTGTTGCAGTGATCGGAGTTCCAG CTAACTTGGCAGTAATTGTGATCTTGTCCCGAAGAAGATGCGGTCTCTCTGGATGCATCATTTATTACTTGCTGtccatggcagtggcagatcttCTAGTAATAGTCACGGCTGTGATACTAAATCGGATGGCTGGGATTTTTTCACCTTTTAGTTTCCTATCTCTCACACCAGTATGCAGTATGCGTACTGCAATAAACTTTGCAGTTGTCGACAGCTCAGCCTGGTTAACAGTCACTTTCacatttgatcgatttgtggccatttcttGTCAGAAACTGAAAGTAAAATATTGCACAGAGAATTTGGCTATAGTAATTATAGGTATAGTTTCCACATTTTCCTCTCTAAAAAGTGTCTTCATATATTTTGCATTTGAACCTGTCTACATATTGAACAAAATACCCTGGCTCTGCACAGTAAAATACATATTTTACACATCTCCTGCATGGACAGCATATGACTGGTTTCGCTGCATTATAAACCCTCTGCTCCCATTCATTCTCATTTtactgctcaatgctctgactgtcaGACACATTCTAGCAGCTAATAGAGCCCGTAGGAGACTCAGGACCCAGAAgaatggcgagaatcagagtgaccCAGAAATGGAGAAAAGGAAAAAGTCCATTGTTTTGCTCTTTGCAATCTCGGGCAgttttattctgttaaatttattATTTTTTGTCACGATCTTCAACATCCGAATTGGGAATGCTACTTATCACTCAGGCTCTGCCAACAGTAAGTCCGCATTTACACTTCAAGAAGGCGGATATATGCTTCAAATATTGAGTTCCTGCATCAATCCGTTTATTTATGCTGGGACCCAGAGTAAATTCAGAACTGAGTTAAAGAATGGGATTAAATACCCGTTAAGCCTACTGATCAATTTAAGACAGATCTGA